A single Choristoneura fumiferana chromosome 9, NRCan_CFum_1, whole genome shotgun sequence DNA region contains:
- the LOC141430965 gene encoding uncharacterized protein translates to MAPTKCAYFMCNNTSDQKPMFRFPSADPTRLQVWLSNCGNMTITHLSHNELRNRYLCLEHFDEKFVQNQGGRRTRITKKALPKHYKEEENMAISPHSPIPSSSEGYLYCSSNNESLWQQSRDKCELPRFVPCKMYTSVQLKDFLKEISEEAKFIKFEYDSPEKFNVLIKCKVEENQPADYYKEHAKNWINQFSYFTKTAWVVRICYPAVKCFVFRKTYACHLGASTGKQQARNMHCKAAINFKITNNGNDAVVKDPHFQEGLNMTIAIECEHSHSIKVLNVVNLKKVCSYNKSAFYEFFDEGYTAMAASCYNVLRLMDMYGPDSEKLADYNFNPTIQRIQYLYSRRWNRKEINVNEVMIKKMQTLEKIGHTIKYNDNPPYVVIMTPLMKRVIAHIGLQRVLIDATLDHGAPFTLVLYVPSMIGSLPVACATFTELNKEIYLQIFLTVKIAIQTLTGINFEPKVLLHDDDSMIKEALTLVFPNSIIILNRYSLCKDFWRWICDDGIVIKPEPLSTIVLIKSLIFTKSLNEAMLVHDILISRSLPDKCLDKINFIWVNRKQWIDDNQLCDGFNDAIINFTKEFILELCKPFKDILPAMLDVVTNVIESHYNKILQAHRDGNVMSVYSKFIAKTKIDINSEYVRKVDTDEYHIQDGLNRGQVQQINIDTMCCDCSLGKIGRICDHLCALLMLNDDKFALFSSLDYNERNIFLKILGDTSTTIKSEDINDLQIEETAIDDERPRSCLSSMESEENYNPEIKKEVQDSLETNHEDENIAHDSSIKMEDQDCSETYYEDENSVNINFASEDTPQTELKEQYEACMKCVNEEFQRLEKLFKEHPNETNLYTMQRLTKELAKIVVVKEEVDLSNMYVTLNNKTSVTEEI, encoded by the exons ATGGCTCCGACTAAATGTGCATACTTTATGTGTAATAACACTTCGGATCAAAAACCTATGTTCCGGTTCCCTTCCGCAGATCCCACACGGCTACAAGTTTGGTTGTCTAATTGTG ggAACATGACCATTACACATTTAAGCCACAATGAGCTACGTAATAGATATCTGTGCCTGGAACATTTCGATGAGAAATTTGTTCAGAATCAAGGTGGAAGACGAACACGGATTACTAAAAAAGCATTACCTAAACATTATAAAGAAGAGGAAAATATGGCTATCTCACCACATTCCCCAATCCCTTCTTCATCAGAAG GTTACCTATACTGTTCTTCAAACAATGAATCCCTATGGCAACAATCAAGAGATAAATGCGAGCTACCACGATTTGTACCATGCAAAATGTATACAAGTGTACAATTGAAAGATTTCCTGAAGGAAATATCGGAGGAAgcgaaatttattaaattcgAATACGACTCCCCTGAGAAGTTCAACGTGCTTATAAAATGTAAAGTCGAAGAGAATCAACCCGCCGATTACTATAAAGAACACGCAAAAAACTGGATAAACCAGTTTTCTTATTTCACGAAGACTGCTTGGGTGGTACGGATCTGTTATCCTGCGGTCAAATGTTTCGTATTCAGGAAAACTTACGCCTGCCATTTGGGCGCAAGCACTGGTAAGCAACAGGCGCGAAACATGCACTGCAAAGCGGctataaatttcaaaataacaaataacgGGAATGATGCTGTGGTAAAAGACCCCCATTTCCAGGAGGGTCTAAACATGACCATAGCCATTGAATGTGAGCACTCGCATTCAATAAAAGTACTCAATGTAGTAAACCTTAAAAAAGTCTGTTCTTATAACAAATCCGCATTCTACGAATTCTTCGATGAAGGATATACGGCGATGGCTGCTAGTTGCTACAACGTTCTGCGGCTCATGGATATGTATGGACCAGACAGCGAGAAGCTGGCCGATTATAACTTTAACCCTACAATACAACGAATCCAGTACTTATATAGCCGTCGATGGAACAGGAAAGAAATAAACGTCAATGAGGTTATGATCAAGAAGATGCAAACATTGGAAAAAATAGGGCACACAATCAAATATAACGACAACCCTCCATATGTCGTCATTATGACACCTTTGATGAAACGAGTGATAGCCCATATAGGCTTGCAACGAGTTTTGATAGACGCGACCCTGGACCATGGAGCGCCTTTTACTCTAGTCCTGTACGTGCCATCTATGATAGGCTCATTACCTGTAGCATGCGCCACATTCACAGAGCTCAACAAAGAGATATACCTCCAAATATTCTTAACGGTCAAGATAGCGATACAAACTCTTACTGGTATTAATTTCGAGCCTAAAGTACTGCTGCACGACGACGATTCGATGATAAAAGAAGCATTAACTTTAGTATTTCCCAATTCAATTATAATACTGAATCGATATTCACTATGCAAAGACTTCTGGCGATGGATTTGTGACGATGGAATTGTTATAAAACCCGAACCTTTGTCAACAATTGTGTTAATTAAGTCCctcatttttacaaaatctctGAACGAGGCTATGCTAGTTCACGATATCTTGATCTCCCGCAGTCTGCCGGACAAATGTttagataaaattaattttatttgggtGAATCGCAAGCAATGGATAGATGATAATCAGCTATGCGACGGTTTCAATGACGCGATTATTAATTTTACGAAAGAGTTCATTTTAGAGCTATGCAAGccttttaaagatattttgccTGCGATGCTGGACGTCGTAACTAATGTTATAGAGagtcattataataaaattttacaagcaCATAGAGACGGCAACGTAATGAGCGTCTATTCAAAATTTATCGCGaaaacaaaaattgacattaaTTCTGAGTATGTTAGAAAAGTAGATACAGACGAATACCATATACAAGATGGATTAAATAGAGGGCAGGTTCAACAGATCAACATAGATACGATGTGCTGCGATTGCAGTCTCGGCAAAATAGGACGAATATGCGACCACTTGTGCGCCCTATTAATGCTTAATGACGATAAATTTGCATTATTTTCTTCATTGGATTACAACGAAAGAaacatatttctaaaaatattaggAGATACAAGCACAACAATAAAGTCTGAAGACATAAATGATCTACAGATAGAGGAAACTGCGATCGACGATGAAAGACCAAGGTCGTGCCTATCATCTATGGAAAGTGAAGAAAATTATAATCCCGAAATCAAAAAAGAAGTGCAAGATTCTTTGGAGACAAATCATGAAGATGAAAACATCGCCCATGACAGCTCAATTAAAATGGAAGACCAAGATTGTTCTGAGACATATTACGAAGATGAAAATAgtgttaatattaattttgcTAGTGAAGATACACCACAAACCGAGTTGAAAGAACAGTATGAAGCGTGTATGAAATGTGTAAATGAAGAATTTCAGAGACTCGAGAAATTGTTTAAAGAGCATCCTAACGAAACAAATTTATATACCATGCAGCGATTAACGAAGGAGTTGGCTAAAATAGTAGTGGTTAAAGAAGAAGTGGACTTGTCGAACATGTACGTGACATTGAACAACAAGACAAGTGTGACTGAAGAGATCTGA